gactttattgTAGTATGAATTGGCAAGCACAAAGAACAACTTAAGTCAGTGTACAGGTGAGCAATTAACAGATACATatgtacaaaacacacaagttcACACTCACTTTCAGATCCATTTAAGgtacaaaaataacacaagagcttgtttttccatttgcagGACCTCAagagacatacatacacagcTAAGGACGTTTGCTGAAAAGACAGTccaatgaaatgaatgaatgaatgaatgaatgaatgaatggggaaaaaatgcaTCATGACATCTTCTTGAATTTAAAACTGTCCACAAAGAATGCGATTAAAAGATGGTTTTCAAGTTCTATTGTGAATTACCAGCAGTGAATAGATTATAACTGAAATACAAAGTAATAAAACAAGTGGCCTTTTTGGTCAAAACATTCAATATTTCATTGGCACCATAAAAACATGAGTGAGGGATGCGGATGAGGAAATATTGACTTTGTTACCAAATTGTGTAAATATAGTGACATAATAAACTGTACTGACTGCATGGCTATAGAGAAGATATTTCAGTAAGAATGAATACTTTGCTGCAAGATGAAAAAGCATTCAGGTTTATCATTGGGGACATGCCTTTGTTCATATTTACACACTGTCAATAGTAGTGGCACGAGAAAGAAGAAAATTTACATTGACACTAAAACGGTAGAACATATATACATAAGTGATAAAAAGGACGAACCAAACGTGGTTGATTtcatgaagaagaggaggctcCGACTAAAACACAAACTGCCTTTATGAGGCAGTTTCAGGTGTGCAGCAATTTCTCTGTGGTGATTGCTCGGTGCTCCCAGGAGCTGAGTTACTTACAGAAGTTATGATTGTTGGTAATTACTGGCGCTTGGCTTTGTATGGTCGAGAGCGTTTCCTACGGTCAGGCTTCCTCTGTTTGTGCAAGCGGCCAATACTCACTCCCTGCCGTCGACGCACGGAAATGTTTTGCTCCACAAGGCTGGCCAACATGCCTGCAGAAGACAGCCAGAATGAACAAAGGAtcaaagaaatgatgaaaatatcgACAAAATAACAGACATTTTGTCCGTAACTAGGTCGttaaaaattcagttttttatgTATTGtctttatgtaaatgtgtgtagtCATTTCATACAATATGTCAACAGTCATGTCAATAACGTTGGATTTTTGTGTGTTAAGTTGGTTAGGAGCAAAGATTTGGCTCTGTATGTATTACAGACTGgataattatattttaagtgGTACCACTCAGAAacttaactttaaaaaatggcCAAATAATATTAATTGGGCTGTTGTTTGACATGATGTGTAAAAACCAAACTGTGTGCGTGAAAGacttttcccctcttttccctcctcattGCCAGGACTGACTCCAGACTTTAGCTGAGACATTCAATAGAAGAATGTCCAACAAATACGGTGTGAAGTGAGAAGAGAAATGTGAAGTATTTGGACACTAATGATCCACCACAGAGAACCCAGAAATTTAAGTGGAACTTCACAAGGAAAATGTGGCTTTGATGGAAGGTTAAAGTTTGGGCACAACAAACAGTGAAGGAAGAAAAATCTTGCAGAGACGACATTTACCTTCTTGTGCCAGCATTGATATAAAGGTGCAGATGAACTCATCGTAATTGTGGGTCCTCCTCTGATCGTCAATCTGATCAAACGAAGACAGATTTTgattaaaagcaaataaaaacaacgTCACACCAGATATATTGGAGTGGCTCCAGGTAAGCGAAACCTACTttgtatttctttctcttttctacTTCCTCCTTTAGATACACCTCATAATTGGCAATGTCAGCCTCTACACACTTGAGCAGTGCAAGCAGCTCCTGCAAGAAACAGAATAAGATTAACCgctctgtgggtttgtttattacatatttttagtACACCGCTTCAGAAACAGCTACCTAATTGGCAGCACACGCAAAAAATGTGAGAGTAAAAAGTTAGCAGGCTGATTAGCATAGCAAGGAACATTCTGTGCACTATTACACTAGGAAATTCATGGGCTTACTTTGGGAGAATATTTGTCCCCAGAGGCCTTGCTGTCTGCAGCAGTCTCCATAGCGTTGGGTTTCTCCTTGTTAGGTTTCACCTCTGCTCCATCTTTGCGATCCTCTTGCTTCACCTCCACAGATGGTCCCTCATCTCCCTCGTTCGCTCCTTCCTTCTCCCCTGCTGCGAGGCCTGCTTGCTCCTTGTCTTTCATCTTCTCAGGAGTGCAAGGCTGCTTTGTGCCATCAGCAGCCGAATCTACCGCACAGGCAACAGATAAAGTAACAATCCATCAAAAGTAGCTAGACGCGGACAATCCATTATTAAAAGTTGTGCATGTTATTCTCATTAAGGTCGCCCGGAATTGTTTACTTCTACTGTCTGAAGTGATTAATATGCTCTGACTGTGCAGACTGAAGTGCTTACTTCAGCAGAGGCATTTAAACCACCCTTGTAAATAACATGGATGACAGTAACAATCTCCTGCACTCACCAGATGGAGGCAGTGCATAGATGACTCCATCCTCCTGCAGGTGTAACAAGGCTACGCTGACGGAGGGACCCAGTTCTCTTACAGCGCGGTTATGTCTCGAGTCCAGCCTCAGCATCTCATCTTCTCCAAACAGCACACGAGACAGATGGGATGCAACTGGACTGGACGGCCGCGTGGCAGCCTGGGAGCGTGCGGGCGAGCGCAGCGGGGAGTTGAAGGCGCTGCCAATCTCAGAGGCTGTGTCCGTGCTCTCGTTGCTGGGTGTCGGGGAAGGCTGTGAAGCAGATGTGATACAAATGCCCCCCGTGCGTCCTTCCGTGCGTACAGAAAGGGGTGTGTTTAGGGCATCTTTTCTCTGGACCTCTTTCTTCAGTTTCTCAGCCAGTACAGTGAGGGCAATCTGGCTCTCCATTCCAGTCCCAACCCGGCCTGTTCGTGATCGTAGACTTGCCTTCCGTCTAAACCTAAAAGACAGCAAGTTTAAAACATAcctaattaaaaacacaaattcaagGAGCTTTAGCCCTCTTCAGTCAggtcaaaaaaagaaacagaaagaaacgatgcctatttacacacacattatgttgCTAACTAGGGGTATAATGGTACACAATTTTTGGTATGGGTCTTTCTGCTCAGGACGTGTGTGTACCAACAAATGCAGCGTTGTTATAACCACTGCACGTGCACACACGCGTTAAGCACACGCCAAAGAGAGGCTGCTGGTTATTTAACACAGTCCGGCCCTGTAGTTACGACGAAGGCAGATAAACCAGAGCTTGATGATCCTCCAGTTTCGTTTGTCTCTTGTTTTGGAAAATTTCTCAGTTGACTACAATGATgatgaacaaaaacaggcaGATCGGATGAAAGCTCTATGCCGTCATAGTTCAACTGTGATTGGGTGTGCTGCTGGCTGCATGTCAAACGTACTCGCTCATTTGAGATGGCATCACCCAAATGTGAACATTGCTGGTACAAATAAAAAAGAGTAGAGTGCAAACCCAGCTTTACATAGTTACTGTGAGCAGAAGGAATTTttccaaaaatacattaaagcTCAGTaagtaaaatgtacttttttattaGTAGGTTGAGGCTGGTTGCAGCAGTCTGAaatctattcattttatttttcttatctaCTCCTTGattgctgctgttttatctgacagccaaacaaaaagaaactaaCAACAAACATATATTATAATTAAGCAATAATGAGCAAGAAAAGTGCTTTAGTTTATTCAGTAAACCACTATTTCattaataaaagcttttttatgTATGTACCGAACCATGATTTTCGTGTACACATTACAATGCTAACCTGTTGGATGTGCCTGCAGAACCCGTtacttcctcctcatcatcctcatagtcatcttcatcatcagagtATGGGGGTTGGGGAGGCCCTGGCATTCGAGAGCGACCAACTCCAGCGGCAAGatcctcttcttcctgttaaTCAGAGAAACTTTAATGAACCTCCACAAAAAAATTTTCAAGCCATTTTGGATACATTTGGGCTGCCTTAACAACAgggaaactgagaaaaaaaactaaaacaatctTTCTATCAGTTTAACACTATGATGGTTTGTATTCTCTGAATAGTGCCGCTTCAAGTTCAGAAAGGAAGAATGATTTTCAGTGACAAAATAAGATATAGCACTGACAGTGAACGGTCTCAAAGTCAGCCAGTGCCTTTCTTTGTTGTATACGACAATAAACGATCTAGTTTtgggactgttggttggacaaaacaagcaatttgaacaCATTTCCCTATTTTCTGACATCTTATGGAGCAAATGgttaatgaagaaaataaatttcTGAAATAGCCgtgaatgatgaaatgaaaattaccATTTAATTACAGCCCTAAACAAAACCCTAATCACACAATGGTCTTTGGAGGCCAAAATTAATGTACTAGGTACAACCAAAAGAGCTTTCTAGGCCAGGACCTCAGCACTTTACTTCTCCTCTGACCTGCATTGGAGACTTGGCATAGTTGTGGTTGTCAAGGAAGGCAGGAAGGCGTTGGGGAACGATGGGGTTGGAACTGGTGACTTGCTGGGGGCCTCCTCCTGTGGGGACTGGTGGTTTGCCCATGACCTTAGTGTTTCCTGGGGGGTTGGGGGTGTCCTTAGAATGAACTCCTGATTCATCCACTGAAtctaaaatgagacaaaatgtatttcagttgattgatgatgatgttctACACAATTTACGTGATACATTTCACCAAATACGGGGGAAATAAAGCCAAGTAAGGTACCCGAAGAAGCCCGAGCATTCCCTTTGGATGTAACTGGCTCCACATCTGCCTCTTTCTTGATCCCATCGTCAGGAGAGGAAGAGTCCTGCTGCTTCTTGTCGTGGACAAGCTCGGGCTGAGTGAGCCTGATCATCTGAAGACAAGACAACATACAAAATCACAAATGGCAATTTTTACtcaatttattttcttcaacTAAAGTTAACAAATATTACATTCTACTGTCCTCTTAAAACCCAATTTTTCTTGCTCACATACATTAGTCATCTATTAATTAAAGAATACAATTTTCTAAGCTTTGTGCATCAACAGCCACAGACAACCTGAACAACTACTCTGTCACTAAAGGAGCTGTGGGATAGTGATGACACTTCTGGCAGCTGCTGACCTTCTGCAGACCCTCCAGAACAGTCTGGCGATTCCTCTTTAGAATTTCCAGTTTGGACTCGTACTTCATCCTGCGGTCAGGCACCACTGCCATCAGGTTGAAGCGAATGTCATGGTACGGCTCACTGaaaaagagcagagcagcagcatgagAATGAAGCctagagggtgtgtgtgtgtgtagaaggtGAACAACCACTGCTTGAGCCAACTGGCCAAGGACTCACCCAGCAGTGGCCAGTCCAATCCTCTCCATGATAACCCTCCGAGCTTTATCCgtccattcctcctcctctccccaggGACCTAAAATAGTGTACCAAAAATAGTCTTGAGAGCAAATAGTTTGGTCcccttttatttttatccaATGAGGAATGAGGCAATATCTCATTTCTGGATATACTCTGGATTAAAAGTGGcttaaaatgatgataaaatatgGCAAGTAAACTCTTGAACTCAATTCTCTAAggggaagggggaaaaaatcatgTTCCATAGCAGCCAAAATGCTACAAATCAGCGTGACATGAACAGGACTCTGAACGTCTGTGTCAGAATGTAGTCATACCGTGGTCAATGGGGTAAGCTTTGAGTCCATCGAGCTCAAAGAGGCGGTCTTTGATGGGCACATAGCTAACAAAGTGGAAGGCTTCCATGGTCCGCACTGCACTGATCCCATTCTGTTTCTCCGGCAGGTGCCTGGGCTCCGGTCTCcatagaaacacagaaagagagctTGAGAAACTGATGAATGCACAAAGCCTGACATCTCCCGCAGTACAGTGGACCAATCACAGAGGATTTATTCTTTTCACAGAATCAGAGACACATGAAAATTTTAAAAGGAACCACTGTCTGTAACCTACCTGGCATGGCTATTATGTGCTCTGGCGAGCTCTGGGGCATTTCCTATTGCGTAGCCTTTActctgaaaaatatattttaaaaatcaaaagttaaacaaaacagtggaggagggagagagattgcACAAGGGAGCAATGGAGACAAAGGAAATGAGTGCAGACTTTgttgagtgagtgtgagagacatCTTACCTCTGGACTAAAGCCTTTTGTGAAAGCCTTCATGCGACTAAGGGTGGTGCCGAGCTCAACGCCGCTGCAGTTCAGAAGCACACTGAGCAAAGCGTGGGTGGCACATGAATTTGGTATCAACTAGATAGAAGCAGAAGGACAAGATAGAATAGGCAATTTATTGACTATTTTTCTATGTC
This region of Pempheris klunzingeri isolate RE-2024b chromosome 2, fPemKlu1.hap1, whole genome shotgun sequence genomic DNA includes:
- the bap1 gene encoding ubiquitin carboxyl-terminal hydrolase BAP1, which produces MNKGWLELESDPGLFTLLVEDFGVKGVQVEEIYDLQSKCQSPVYGFIFLFKWIEERRSRRKVNTLVDETSVIDEEIVNDMFFAHQLIPNSCATHALLSVLLNCSGVELGTTLSRMKAFTKGFSPESKGYAIGNAPELARAHNSHARPEPRHLPEKQNGISAVRTMEAFHFVSYVPIKDRLFELDGLKAYPIDHGPWGEEEEWTDKARRVIMERIGLATAGEPYHDIRFNLMAVVPDRRMKYESKLEILKRNRQTVLEGLQKMIRLTQPELVHDKKQQDSSSPDDGIKKEADVEPVTSKGNARASSDSVDESGVHSKDTPNPPGNTKVMGKPPVPTGGGPQQVTSSNPIVPQRLPAFLDNHNYAKSPMQEEEDLAAGVGRSRMPGPPQPPYSDDEDDYEDDEEEVTGSAGTSNRFRRKASLRSRTGRVGTGMESQIALTVLAEKLKKEVQRKDALNTPLSVRTEGRTGGICITSASQPSPTPSNESTDTASEIGSAFNSPLRSPARSQAATRPSSPVASHLSRVLFGEDEMLRLDSRHNRAVRELGPSVSVALLHLQEDGVIYALPPSDSAADGTKQPCTPEKMKDKEQAGLAAGEKEGANEGDEGPSVEVKQEDRKDGAEVKPNKEKPNAMETAADSKASGDKYSPKELLALLKCVEADIANYEVYLKEEVEKRKKYKIDDQRRTHNYDEFICTFISMLAQEGMLASLVEQNISVRRRQGVSIGRLHKQRKPDRRKRSRPYKAKRQ